The Diaphorobacter ruginosibacter genome contains a region encoding:
- the rnhA gene encoding ribonuclease HI, whose amino-acid sequence MTTHVVIYTDGACKGNPGPGGWGAVLSSGKSEKELFGGELATTNNRMELLAVIEALSALKRPCEITLYLDSQYVRKGITEWIHGWKKKNWRTAGGDPVKNVELWQRLDELATNAGHKIDWRWVKGHAGDPGNERADALANKGVERALGRL is encoded by the coding sequence GTGACGACACATGTAGTGATCTATACGGACGGGGCGTGCAAGGGCAATCCTGGGCCGGGCGGGTGGGGCGCGGTATTGAGCTCGGGCAAATCGGAGAAGGAGCTGTTCGGAGGTGAGCTAGCAACCACCAACAATCGCATGGAGCTGCTGGCCGTGATCGAGGCGCTGTCGGCTCTCAAGCGTCCTTGCGAGATCACCCTGTACCTGGACAGCCAGTACGTGCGCAAGGGCATCACCGAGTGGATCCACGGATGGAAGAAGAAGAACTGGCGCACTGCGGGCGGCGACCCGGTCAAGAATGTCGAACTCTGGCAGAGGCTTGATGAGCTGGCGACGAACGCGGGCCACAAGATCGACTGGCGCTGGGTGAAGGGCCATGCCGGCGATCCGGGCAATGAGCGCGCCGATGCGCTGGCCAACAAGGGCGTGGAGCGCGCGCTGGGACGCCTCTGA
- the mobA gene encoding molybdenum cofactor guanylyltransferase MobA, producing the protein MLAGGRASRFGGEDKGLQTFLGRPLAQIALERLTPQVGRCALSANRHLADYEAFGAPVWRDSLPDFPGPLAGMLSGLERIETEWLLTVPCDSPRFPPDLARRLCDAAARDRSTCAFACAPDQVTGDPRMHPVFCLLHRDLRASLGASLSAGEHRVMRWLQSQPHSIVAFDLPADDPQAFANTNTPDDLRRLEALSRHAAPPEHPLDA; encoded by the coding sequence GTGCTTGCGGGCGGCAGAGCCTCGCGCTTTGGCGGCGAGGACAAGGGCCTGCAGACATTTCTCGGCAGACCGCTTGCGCAGATCGCCCTCGAGCGGCTCACCCCGCAGGTCGGTCGCTGCGCACTCAGCGCCAACCGCCATCTTGCGGACTACGAGGCATTCGGTGCTCCTGTGTGGCGCGATTCGCTGCCTGATTTTCCCGGCCCGCTCGCCGGGATGCTCAGCGGCCTGGAGCGCATCGAGACCGAATGGCTGCTGACGGTTCCATGCGACTCCCCGCGCTTCCCGCCCGACCTGGCCCGACGCCTCTGCGATGCCGCGGCCCGCGACCGCAGCACATGCGCCTTTGCTTGCGCGCCCGATCAGGTCACGGGAGACCCGCGCATGCACCCCGTGTTCTGCCTCCTGCACCGTGATCTGCGCGCGAGTCTAGGCGCCAGCCTTTCGGCCGGCGAGCACCGCGTCATGCGCTGGCTGCAGAGCCAACCGCACAGCATCGTGGCATTCGACCTTCCCGCCGATGATCCACAGGCCTTCGCCAACACCAACACACCCGACGATCTGCGAAGACTCGAGGCCCTTTCCCGGCACGCCGCACCGCCGGAGCACCCACTCGATGCCTGA
- the glp gene encoding gephyrin-like molybdotransferase Glp translates to MTALNTIADSIAGYDQNDMPVDVVRDFLARMIEPIHGTETVDLWDALDRIVASDVISPINVPPHDNSAMDGFAFHGDSLRAGEPLRLACIATALAGHAWSGDVAADQCVRIMTGAVMPAGLDTVVPLELTRTTDDGLVEIPAGALRAGANRRRKGEDLEQGSVALARGELITPAALGLLASLGLARVDVKRRLRVAYFSTGDEILKPGEAPREGAVYDSNRFSLFGLLTRLGIQVVDLGSVKDEPEQLEALLRRATEDADAIITSGGVSGGDADHTKALMHRLGDVAFWRIAMRPGRPMAVGSLSRPRGDGRCVLFGLPGNPVAAMVTFLAFVRPALRQMMGCVRTEPPLLQATSTETLRKRPGRTEFQRGIVSRAADGTLQVCTTGNQGSGVLSSMAHANGLIVLPHASGTIQAGDSVEVMMFDGVM, encoded by the coding sequence ATGACTGCATTGAACACCATCGCCGACAGCATCGCGGGCTACGATCAGAACGACATGCCCGTCGATGTTGTGCGTGACTTCCTCGCTCGCATGATCGAGCCGATTCACGGCACGGAAACCGTCGATCTGTGGGATGCCCTGGACCGCATAGTGGCAAGCGATGTGATCTCCCCGATCAACGTGCCACCCCACGACAACTCGGCCATGGACGGCTTTGCCTTCCATGGAGACAGCCTGCGCGCGGGCGAACCGCTGCGGCTTGCGTGCATCGCCACGGCACTTGCCGGCCATGCCTGGTCGGGCGACGTCGCGGCGGACCAATGTGTGCGCATCATGACCGGAGCGGTCATGCCCGCGGGTCTCGATACCGTAGTGCCGCTCGAACTCACCCGCACCACGGATGATGGCCTGGTCGAGATCCCTGCGGGCGCACTGCGCGCGGGCGCCAACCGCCGCCGCAAGGGGGAAGACCTGGAGCAAGGCAGCGTGGCGCTGGCGCGGGGCGAGCTCATCACGCCCGCAGCTCTGGGGCTGCTCGCCAGCCTGGGGCTGGCCCGGGTCGACGTGAAACGCCGCCTGCGGGTCGCCTACTTCTCGACGGGTGACGAAATCCTGAAACCCGGGGAGGCACCACGCGAAGGGGCCGTGTACGACAGCAATCGCTTCTCGCTGTTCGGCTTGCTCACCCGCCTTGGCATCCAGGTGGTGGACCTGGGGTCCGTCAAGGATGAACCCGAACAACTCGAAGCCCTGCTGCGCCGGGCCACCGAGGATGCCGATGCCATCATCACGAGCGGAGGTGTCAGCGGGGGCGATGCCGACCACACCAAGGCACTGATGCATCGATTGGGTGACGTGGCTTTCTGGCGCATAGCCATGCGGCCGGGCCGGCCGATGGCCGTGGGCTCGCTCTCTCGCCCCAGGGGCGACGGGCGATGCGTGCTCTTCGGCCTGCCCGGCAATCCCGTCGCCGCAATGGTCACGTTCCTCGCATTCGTACGCCCCGCACTGCGGCAGATGATGGGGTGCGTGCGAACCGAGCCACCGCTCCTGCAGGCAACGAGCACGGAAACACTGCGCAAGCGGCCGGGCCGCACGGAGTTCCAGCGCGGCATCGTCTCGCGCGCCGCAGACGGGACCCTGCAGGTATGCACCACGGGCAACCAGGGCTCCGGCGTGCTCAGCTCCATGGCCCATGCCAACGGGCTGATCGTGCTGCCCCATGCCTCGGGCACCATTCAGGCCGGCGATTCCGTCGAAGTGATGATGTTCGATGGCGTGATGTGA
- a CDS encoding DUF2889 domain-containing protein, which produces MPLSPPVPRTAQHLRRVTYRSFERADGLWDIEGELHDSKEYDARHVRDASRMRLAGEPIHHMFLRVTIDRDLVVHAIEATMDDHPLGGCPEALSSLQRMVGCGMTRGWRKAIQTHLGGVEGCTHIRELLFNLATAAFQSLPSVFSDNLNGDPPRHLGQCKGWDFHGEGVRTFYPQFYRHGETAPHIGGK; this is translated from the coding sequence ATGCCACTGTCTCCACCCGTTCCACGCACTGCCCAGCACCTTCGCCGCGTCACCTATCGAAGTTTCGAGCGCGCCGACGGCCTGTGGGACATCGAGGGAGAATTGCATGACAGCAAGGAATACGATGCCCGGCATGTACGCGATGCCAGCCGCATGCGCCTTGCCGGCGAGCCCATCCATCATATGTTCCTGCGTGTCACCATCGACCGCGACCTGGTCGTGCACGCCATCGAAGCCACCATGGACGACCATCCGCTGGGCGGCTGCCCTGAGGCCCTGTCATCCCTGCAACGCATGGTCGGATGCGGTATGACGCGCGGCTGGCGCAAGGCCATCCAGACACACCTGGGCGGCGTGGAGGGTTGCACGCACATCCGGGAACTGCTGTTCAACCTCGCGACCGCGGCATTCCAGAGCCTGCCCTCCGTGTTCAGCGACAATCTGAACGGCGATCCGCCGCGCCACCTGGGCCAGTGCAAGGGCTGGGATTTTCATGGCGAGGGTGTGAGGACGTTCTATCCGCAGTTCTATCGGCACGGAGAAACGGCGCCTCATATTGGCGGAAAATAG
- a CDS encoding chemotaxis protein CheW — MLPISSLRSSSSRRAAQQAPSVPVLKYLTFRLGAEVYGIDILCVQEIRSYEEPTRLAHAPEFVKGVLHLRGVIVPVVDLRLKLHCAEASYNAFTVVIVLKVQDMLLGAIVDAVADVVALQDDAIKPAPRFQGAVDTAFVRGIANVDGGMLIVVDIESLLSPAEMGLLQQAGQPESVP, encoded by the coding sequence ATGCTGCCCATCTCCTCCCTGCGCTCCTCCTCTTCGCGTCGTGCCGCGCAGCAGGCCCCCAGCGTCCCGGTGCTCAAGTACCTGACGTTCCGTCTGGGCGCGGAGGTCTATGGCATCGACATCCTGTGCGTACAGGAGATTCGCTCCTACGAGGAGCCCACCCGCCTGGCGCATGCTCCGGAGTTCGTCAAGGGGGTGCTGCACCTGCGCGGAGTCATCGTGCCGGTCGTCGACCTGCGGCTGAAGCTGCATTGCGCCGAGGCGAGCTACAACGCGTTCACTGTGGTCATCGTGCTGAAGGTGCAGGACATGCTGCTGGGCGCGATCGTGGATGCCGTGGCGGATGTCGTGGCGCTGCAGGATGACGCGATCAAGCCCGCGCCGCGTTTTCAGGGTGCGGTGGACACGGCCTTTGTCCGGGGCATTGCGAATGTCGACGGCGGAATGCTCATCGTGGTCGATATCGAGTCGCTGCTCAGCCCGGCCGAGATGGGCCTTCTGCAGCAGGCGGGCCAGCCGGAGTCCGTGCCTTAG
- a CDS encoding GNAT family N-acetyltransferase, whose amino-acid sequence MNSRPPAAIRIAVLRTEDAPAYKRLRDASLLRAPEAFSTDYATAVTRPPIIYAARFSQPGKGPFTLGAFTDDDRLVGSLGFERAEALFKRHIGHINAVMVDVHFERQGIARQLLEACIAHAEQLAGLDMLQLGVTASNERAVRLYQRAGFRIFGREPSAVKIHGVGHDHLLMVRPLPGCPALNLPAS is encoded by the coding sequence ATGAATTCACGGCCTCCGGCTGCCATCCGCATCGCCGTACTTCGGACCGAAGACGCACCAGCCTACAAGCGGCTGCGCGATGCGTCGCTGCTGCGCGCACCCGAGGCCTTCTCGACGGACTACGCCACGGCCGTCACCCGGCCACCCATCATCTATGCGGCGCGATTCTCGCAACCCGGCAAGGGGCCGTTCACCCTGGGTGCATTCACCGACGACGACCGGCTCGTCGGCAGCCTGGGTTTCGAACGTGCCGAGGCCCTGTTCAAGCGGCACATCGGGCATATCAATGCCGTCATGGTTGATGTTCATTTCGAACGGCAGGGAATCGCGCGACAATTGCTCGAAGCCTGCATCGCCCATGCCGAGCAGCTCGCCGGGCTGGACATGCTGCAGCTTGGCGTCACTGCAAGCAATGAACGTGCGGTGCGCCTGTACCAACGTGCCGGATTCCGGATCTTTGGACGCGAACCAAGTGCCGTCAAGATCCACGGCGTCGGCCATGATCACCTGTTGATGGTCCGCCCTCTGCCTGGTTGCCCCGCATTGAACCTTCCTGCCTCATGA
- the ppa gene encoding inorganic diphosphatase, translating to MSLNNVPAGKNLPESFNVVIEIPMESDPIKYEVDKETGAIFVDRFMTAAMFYPANYGYVPQTLSGDGDPVDVLVVTPYKLPPGVVVPCRALGILKMEDEAGVDGKVLAVPTAKILKQYAGIKTLGDLPEIKLKAIEHFFAHYKDLEEGKWVKVLGWGGMDEAHKELTDGVANYEKSKKA from the coding sequence ATGTCCCTGAACAACGTTCCTGCCGGAAAGAATCTTCCAGAGTCCTTCAATGTCGTGATCGAGATTCCCATGGAATCCGACCCGATCAAGTATGAAGTGGACAAGGAAACCGGCGCGATTTTCGTGGATCGCTTCATGACGGCCGCCATGTTCTATCCGGCCAACTACGGCTACGTGCCGCAGACGCTGTCCGGCGACGGCGACCCGGTGGACGTGCTGGTCGTGACTCCCTACAAGCTGCCCCCGGGCGTGGTGGTGCCCTGCCGCGCGCTCGGTATCCTGAAGATGGAAGACGAAGCCGGCGTTGACGGCAAGGTGCTGGCCGTTCCCACTGCCAAGATCCTCAAGCAGTACGCCGGCATCAAGACGCTGGGTGACCTGCCCGAGATCAAGCTGAAGGCCATCGAGCATTTCTTTGCACACTACAAGGATCTGGAAGAAGGCAAGTGGGTGAAGGTGCTGGGTTGGGGCGGCATGGATGAAGCCCACAAGGAACTCACCGACGGCGTTGCCAACTACGAGAAGTCCAAGAAGGCCTGA
- a CDS encoding DUF962 domain-containing protein gives MKSLETQLATYAEYHRDPRNIQTHFIGVPMIMFAVVILLSRPAVVVAGILPMSPAVIAALAACIYYVLLDTRYGFAMALVLALMLAAGQWVAQQSTALWLACGAGLFLVGWVIQFVGHFYEGRKPAFVDDIIGLVIGPLFVLAELGFLMGLRNEVREAIERRAGPARRRVAGTLP, from the coding sequence ATGAAGAGCCTCGAAACGCAATTGGCCACCTATGCGGAGTACCACAGGGACCCGCGCAATATCCAGACGCATTTCATTGGCGTTCCGATGATCATGTTCGCGGTGGTCATCCTGCTGTCGCGCCCTGCGGTTGTGGTGGCCGGTATCCTGCCGATGTCGCCCGCGGTGATCGCAGCGCTCGCGGCCTGTATCTACTATGTGCTGCTCGATACGCGGTACGGCTTCGCCATGGCGCTGGTGCTTGCATTGATGCTTGCCGCGGGCCAGTGGGTGGCGCAGCAGTCGACAGCACTGTGGCTGGCCTGCGGGGCGGGGTTGTTTCTGGTGGGATGGGTCATCCAGTTCGTCGGCCATTTCTACGAGGGCCGCAAGCCGGCGTTCGTGGACGACATCATCGGGCTCGTGATCGGGCCGCTCTTCGTGCTGGCGGAACTGGGTTTCCTGATGGGGCTGCGCAACGAGGTCCGCGAAGCCATCGAGAGGCGCGCAGGCCCTGCCCGCAGGCGGGTTGCAGGCACTCTCCCGTAA
- a CDS encoding thioredoxin family protein, producing MPYTSRHASVPPTRETVDQLTGATVLEFGTPWCGHCQRAQPLIEQALEDRPEVTHIKVEDGPGQRLGRSFSVKHWPTLVFLRDGKEIARLVRPDSAQSIHQAIEQLAPSS from the coding sequence ATGCCATACACCAGCCGCCATGCCAGCGTCCCGCCCACACGCGAGACCGTCGACCAGCTTACGGGGGCCACCGTGCTCGAATTCGGCACGCCATGGTGCGGGCATTGTCAACGCGCCCAACCGTTGATCGAGCAAGCGCTGGAAGATCGCCCCGAGGTAACGCACATCAAGGTGGAGGATGGCCCTGGCCAGCGCCTTGGGCGCAGTTTCAGTGTCAAGCACTGGCCCACGCTGGTGTTCCTGCGTGATGGCAAGGAGATCGCCAGGCTCGTGCGCCCCGATTCGGCCCAGAGCATTCACCAAGCCATAGAGCAACTGGCGCCATCGTCCTGA
- the moaA gene encoding GTP 3',8-cyclase MoaA: protein MTERVIPLVDQRRGALPAIVPQGSAQHRGGPVPDTRGRELRDLRISVTDRCNFRCSYCMPKEVFNKDYPYLPHSALLSFEEITRLARQFLGLGVRKIRLTGGEPLLRKNIENLIAQLAALRTLEGKVPDLTLTTNGSLLARKAQALRAAGLSRVTVSLDSLDDRIFRGMNDMDFPVADVLEGIEVARSAGFEHIKVNMVVKRGTNDHEILPMARHFRGSGITLRFIEYMDVGSTNGWRMDEVLPSDEIIRRLKAEFPLVQLDATAPGETAKRWGYADASGGHGPALGEVGVISSVTHAFCGDCNRARLSTEGQLYLCLFAERGHDLRSLLRGDASDADIAAAIANIWGHRADRYSELRSELPADTSGQHKRRVEMSYIGG, encoded by the coding sequence ATGACTGAACGCGTCATCCCCCTGGTAGACCAGCGCCGAGGCGCCCTGCCTGCCATCGTCCCGCAAGGCTCCGCGCAGCACCGCGGCGGCCCTGTGCCGGATACGCGCGGGCGCGAGTTGCGGGATCTGCGCATCAGCGTGACCGACCGCTGCAATTTCCGCTGCTCTTACTGCATGCCCAAGGAAGTCTTCAACAAGGACTATCCGTACCTGCCCCACAGCGCCCTCCTGAGTTTCGAGGAAATCACCCGCCTGGCACGCCAGTTTCTGGGGCTGGGCGTGCGCAAGATCCGCCTGACGGGTGGCGAACCGCTGCTGCGCAAGAACATCGAGAACCTGATCGCCCAGCTGGCGGCGCTGCGCACACTCGAAGGCAAGGTCCCCGATCTCACGCTCACCACCAACGGCTCGCTGCTGGCGCGCAAGGCACAGGCCCTGCGTGCGGCGGGCCTGTCGCGCGTCACCGTGAGTCTCGACAGCCTCGACGACCGGATTTTCCGGGGCATGAACGACATGGACTTCCCCGTCGCCGACGTGCTGGAAGGCATCGAGGTCGCGCGCAGCGCAGGCTTTGAGCACATCAAGGTCAACATGGTCGTCAAGCGCGGCACCAACGACCACGAGATTCTGCCCATGGCCCGCCATTTCCGCGGATCGGGCATCACGCTGCGCTTCATCGAATACATGGACGTGGGTTCCACCAACGGCTGGCGCATGGACGAGGTATTGCCATCCGACGAAATCATCCGCCGGCTGAAGGCCGAGTTTCCGCTGGTCCAGCTTGATGCCACTGCCCCTGGCGAGACCGCCAAGCGCTGGGGGTATGCCGATGCAAGTGGCGGACACGGCCCGGCACTGGGCGAAGTGGGCGTGATCAGCAGCGTCACCCATGCCTTCTGCGGCGACTGCAACCGCGCTCGCCTTTCCACGGAAGGCCAGCTCTACCTGTGCCTGTTCGCCGAACGCGGCCATGACCTGCGCAGCCTGCTGCGAGGCGATGCAAGCGACGCCGATATTGCCGCGGCCATCGCGAACATCTGGGGCCACCGGGCCGACCGCTACTCCGAGCTGCGCAGCGAATTGCCCGCGGACACATCGGGCCAGCACAAGCGCCGCGTGGAGATGAGCTACATCGGCGGCTAA